One Desulfosoma sp. genomic window carries:
- a CDS encoding DUF72 domain-containing protein: MEAPCRVGTSGWNYSHWRGRFYPDKLPTSQWLHYYTNHFDTVECNATFYRLPSEKTFLLWKERTPKGFCWAVKASRLITHNRRLRQVEEPLKLFMSRALLLGEKLGPVLFQLPPSLTYDSTLFEDFAAQLSPLKRVAVEVRHRSWINDRFLDQLRFHGLAFCVSDTAGRYPYHEAVTADFMYIRLHGSKKLYASSYTEEEIRTWADKIRSWNRETFIYFDNDFEGYAVQNALSLKQCLYSS, from the coding sequence ATGGAGGCACCATGTCGCGTAGGCACGTCAGGATGGAATTACAGTCACTGGCGGGGCCGATTTTACCCAGACAAACTGCCCACCTCTCAATGGCTGCATTATTACACGAACCATTTCGACACGGTGGAATGCAACGCCACCTTTTATCGGCTTCCCTCGGAAAAGACTTTTCTCCTATGGAAGGAGCGAACACCAAAAGGATTCTGCTGGGCCGTGAAAGCCTCTCGGCTTATCACGCACAACCGTCGTCTGCGCCAGGTGGAAGAGCCTTTGAAACTCTTCATGTCGCGAGCTCTTCTGCTTGGAGAAAAACTAGGGCCGGTTCTCTTTCAATTGCCACCAAGCCTGACTTATGATTCCACTCTCTTTGAAGACTTTGCGGCGCAGCTTTCGCCTTTAAAACGTGTGGCCGTGGAAGTGCGTCATCGTTCCTGGATCAACGACCGGTTCTTGGACCAGCTTCGATTCCATGGCCTAGCTTTCTGTGTTTCGGACACGGCTGGTCGATACCCCTACCATGAAGCCGTCACAGCGGATTTCATGTACATTCGCCTGCATGGTTCCAAAAAGCTCTATGCTTCCAGCTACACCGAAGAAGAAATTCGAACCTGGGCCGATAAAATCCGCTCTTGGAACCGCGAAACCTTCATTTACTTCGACAATGACTTTGAGGGTTATGCGGTGCAAAACGCCTTGTCCCTGAAGCAGTGCCTTTATTCATCTTGA
- a CDS encoding PAS domain S-box protein — protein sequence MKPDFTENDLRLQKAYFEAIFEHSPDAVAILDAHDRVVMINRAFTKLFQYSAEEARGAFINDLVAPRQMRSEAEDLSTKALKGLPFDVETRRERKDGSLVDVAVTAAPIYIDGVMVAIYASYRDISGRKRTERALRDMDEKYRLIVDHSNDAIFVVQDERFQFWNPRFRQLCGYEDDEIARLSVATLLHPEDRDSVLNLHRKRLAGESVPSSYTFRFLTKDGRTLWININAILVQWNEKPATINFARDFTREKELEAQLAHAQKMEAVGTLAGGIAHDFNNLLQTVQGYAELLINRSQCTETDRRWLQKIFEGVQRGRELTRNLLTFSRKMEPHLRRLDLNRELIKIKDMLARILPKMITIKLETASNIPAVHADPSQVAQVVMNLAVNAKDAMPDGGTLTLRTQRIDLFEEHSSGLRPGSYVCLSVEDTGKGIPQDVLDRIFEPFFTTKPLGFGTGLGLSMVYGIMANHHGAVLCDSRVGQGTRFDCFFPALREAASNEEEPIPDKAGASASPPATILLVDDEESLRVSGKEMLEFFGHRVITAADGEEALKIFAREGKNIDVVLLDLIMPGMGGRKCLEKLLSLRPNAKIIVASGFSANDSIQDILVAGAFDFLAKPYSVEVLMEKISNALKAP from the coding sequence ATGAAACCAGACTTCACCGAAAACGACCTTCGCCTGCAGAAAGCGTATTTCGAAGCCATTTTTGAACATTCTCCCGACGCCGTCGCCATTCTGGATGCGCACGATCGCGTGGTCATGATCAACCGGGCCTTTACGAAGCTTTTTCAGTATTCCGCCGAAGAAGCTCGCGGGGCCTTTATTAACGATCTTGTGGCTCCACGCCAAATGCGTTCGGAGGCCGAAGATCTTTCCACAAAGGCATTAAAAGGGCTTCCTTTCGACGTGGAAACCCGCCGAGAACGCAAAGACGGTAGCCTTGTGGATGTGGCCGTCACGGCCGCTCCTATTTACATAGACGGCGTGATGGTGGCCATCTATGCCAGCTACAGAGATATTTCAGGCCGAAAGAGGACAGAACGCGCCTTGCGCGACATGGACGAAAAATACCGACTTATCGTCGACCATTCCAATGATGCCATCTTTGTTGTTCAAGATGAAAGGTTTCAATTTTGGAATCCCAGGTTTCGACAACTATGCGGCTACGAAGACGACGAAATTGCCCGTCTTTCTGTAGCCACACTTCTGCATCCGGAAGATCGCGATTCGGTGCTGAACCTGCATCGAAAACGTCTTGCTGGCGAATCCGTTCCCAGCTCCTACACCTTTCGTTTTCTGACTAAAGACGGCCGCACGCTGTGGATCAACATTAACGCCATCTTGGTCCAATGGAACGAAAAACCGGCCACCATCAATTTCGCCAGAGATTTCACACGAGAAAAGGAACTGGAAGCGCAGCTTGCCCACGCTCAAAAGATGGAAGCCGTGGGCACCCTAGCCGGCGGAATCGCTCACGATTTTAATAACCTTCTTCAAACCGTTCAGGGATATGCAGAACTCCTGATCAATCGTTCCCAGTGCACGGAAACCGATCGCCGATGGCTTCAAAAAATTTTTGAGGGGGTTCAACGAGGTCGTGAACTTACGCGGAATCTTCTCACCTTCAGCCGTAAGATGGAACCCCATCTTCGCCGCTTGGACCTCAACCGGGAACTCATCAAAATCAAAGATATGTTGGCTCGTATTTTGCCCAAAATGATCACCATTAAGCTGGAAACCGCTTCCAACATTCCCGCCGTGCATGCCGATCCGTCCCAAGTGGCTCAAGTGGTCATGAACCTGGCGGTGAACGCCAAGGACGCCATGCCCGACGGAGGCACCCTGACGCTTCGAACTCAACGGATCGATCTTTTTGAAGAGCACTCTTCCGGGCTAAGACCGGGCTCTTACGTCTGTCTTAGCGTGGAAGACACAGGAAAAGGCATTCCCCAAGACGTGCTGGATCGCATCTTTGAGCCCTTTTTCACCACCAAGCCTCTGGGGTTCGGCACAGGTCTCGGTCTTTCCATGGTTTACGGCATCATGGCCAATCATCATGGAGCCGTATTGTGCGACAGTCGCGTCGGTCAAGGGACTCGGTTCGATTGTTTCTTTCCCGCCCTGCGCGAGGCGGCTTCAAACGAGGAGGAGCCTATTCCGGACAAAGCCGGTGCCTCAGCTTCCCCTCCGGCCACCATCCTCCTTGTGGACGATGAGGAGTCTCTGAGAGTTTCCGGCAAGGAAATGCTGGAATTTTTCGGCCATCGTGTGATCACGGCCGCCGACGGTGAAGAAGCTTTGAAGATTTTTGCGCGGGAAGGGAAAAACATTGATGTGGTCCTTTTAGACCTCATCATGCCCGGAATGGGGGGCCGCAAATGCCTGGAAAAACTTTTGAGCCTTCGTCCCAATGCCAAAATCATAGTGGCCAGCGGCTTTTCCGCCAATGACTCCATTCAGGATATTCTTGTTGCCGGAGCCTTTGATTTTCTGGCCAAGCCCTATTCTGTTGAGGTTCTTATGGAAAAAATCAGCAACGCCCTTAAGGCTCCATGA
- a CDS encoding DHA2 family efflux MFS transporter permease subunit has translation MNPSNPDRRKWAIALTVIIPTFIEVMDTSVVNVSLPHIQGSLNAGLDEVTWVLTSYLVSNAVIIPITGWLAGLFGRRNYLLFSIVVFTVSSVLCGAAPSLEVLVVARVLQGLGGGGLQPLSQAILLETFPVREHGVAMAVFGMGVVFAPILGPVLGGFITDNWSWRWVFYINVPLGVLAVFMAMLFVQDPPYIRARTVRIDHWGLALLTVGLASLQVVLDKGEREDWFASNFIVTLSIVAVVTLTAFVFVELRASHPVVNLRVFKDRTFAAGNIIMFTGYFCLFGSIVLLPLYLQNLMGYTALLAGLVLGPGGLASLMVMPIAGILMKRGVPPKRLLALGLILAAVALTLMSRFNLQADFFSAAWPRIVQALGMGLFFVPLSAATYVNIPREHMGNATGIFNLLRNLGGSFGVAVSTTVLSQRSQWHQNMLVDHLTPFDLPFRRAMDKMLTVMGGDSASFYDRKLAMAGIYGETLRQAAMMAFNDTFWIFAWMTAALVPVTFVMRGPQRPQTTVMEP, from the coding sequence ATGAACCCGTCCAATCCGGATCGGCGCAAATGGGCCATTGCCCTTACGGTGATCATCCCCACCTTCATTGAGGTGATGGACACAAGTGTGGTCAATGTGTCCTTGCCCCATATTCAGGGCAGCTTGAATGCGGGTTTGGATGAAGTCACCTGGGTGCTGACGTCCTATCTGGTTTCCAACGCCGTAATCATTCCTATCACTGGATGGCTGGCCGGTCTTTTTGGACGGCGTAATTATTTGTTATTTTCCATAGTTGTTTTCACAGTGAGTTCCGTGCTGTGTGGTGCGGCACCGTCTCTGGAAGTTCTTGTGGTGGCTCGAGTGCTTCAAGGGTTGGGAGGAGGCGGGCTTCAGCCTTTGTCCCAGGCTATTTTGTTGGAAACCTTTCCCGTTCGGGAACACGGTGTGGCGATGGCGGTTTTCGGCATGGGAGTGGTGTTTGCACCCATTTTGGGTCCTGTGCTCGGAGGTTTCATCACGGACAATTGGTCTTGGCGTTGGGTTTTTTACATCAATGTGCCCTTGGGAGTTCTGGCCGTTTTTATGGCCATGCTCTTTGTGCAGGATCCCCCATATATTCGAGCGCGTACCGTCCGTATCGACCACTGGGGTTTGGCCCTTCTGACTGTGGGGTTGGCTTCTCTTCAGGTGGTGCTGGACAAGGGTGAAAGGGAAGACTGGTTTGCTTCGAATTTCATCGTCACTTTATCCATCGTGGCTGTAGTGACGCTGACAGCTTTCGTCTTCGTGGAGCTTCGTGCCTCTCATCCCGTGGTCAATTTAAGGGTTTTTAAGGACAGGACCTTTGCCGCCGGAAACATCATCATGTTTACCGGGTACTTTTGCCTTTTCGGAAGCATCGTTCTTTTACCTCTATATCTGCAAAATCTCATGGGTTATACGGCCCTGTTGGCCGGCTTGGTGCTTGGCCCGGGAGGTCTGGCAAGCCTCATGGTCATGCCTATCGCGGGAATTCTCATGAAACGCGGTGTTCCTCCGAAGCGCTTGCTGGCTCTGGGACTGATTCTGGCCGCTGTGGCGCTGACCCTCATGTCCCGGTTTAACCTACAGGCGGACTTTTTTTCCGCAGCGTGGCCCCGTATTGTTCAAGCCCTGGGAATGGGCCTTTTCTTTGTGCCGCTTTCCGCCGCCACTTATGTGAATATTCCTCGAGAACACATGGGAAATGCGACCGGAATCTTCAATTTGTTACGTAATCTTGGAGGCAGTTTCGGTGTGGCTGTGAGCACCACCGTGTTGTCCCAACGCTCTCAATGGCACCAAAACATGCTCGTGGACCACCTCACGCCTTTTGATCTTCCATTTCGACGTGCCATGGACAAAATGCTCACCGTGATGGGTGGGGATTCGGCATCGTTTTACGATCGTAAACTTGCCATGGCGGGTATTTATGGGGAAACGCTGCGACAAGCCGCCATGATGGCTTTCAATGACACCTTTTGGATCTTTGCCTGGATGACCGCCGCCCTTGTTCCTGTCACCTTCGTTATGAGGGGTCCTCAAAGGCCCCAGACCACGGTCATGGAGCCTTAA
- a CDS encoding HlyD family secretion protein encodes MEKAMAENVVQSVPEASSSKPPRNNKQSLKRAFVGVALAGLVVGGLSWWIFFKDKETTDNAYVMADAAAISSRIPGTIRAVFVENDDAVLQGQVLIELDTADEQARLEEVEAALHRVQAEIQAARVTVDYVEKTTLAAVTAALATWNAAQAQVQAVREKVSEATQEHEAVLAEFRHAKRDWERYEALASQGASSVRDRDRMKTAMTKAQAAVGASEARLRSVEASFQAAQKEASMAEARLQEAQASRLRVHVEQERLKALTAHAKELEARRDMARLNLSYCRITAPIAGFVAQKKIQLGERILPGQPLLAVVPLQEAYVEANFKETQVENIRIGQPVYIRADCYPGRRFSGTVEGIRAGTGAAFSLFPPENATGNWIKITQRVPVKIRLTDPFSPEYPLRLGFSLKVTVDTSDQNGPRLRLPERKASR; translated from the coding sequence ATGGAAAAGGCTATGGCCGAAAACGTGGTGCAAAGCGTTCCGGAGGCTTCGTCCAGCAAACCGCCTCGCAACAACAAGCAATCTCTCAAAAGGGCTTTTGTCGGCGTGGCTCTTGCCGGGTTGGTGGTCGGAGGGCTTTCCTGGTGGATCTTTTTCAAGGACAAGGAAACTACGGACAATGCCTATGTCATGGCCGATGCGGCCGCGATTTCTTCCCGGATTCCCGGAACCATTAGGGCCGTTTTCGTGGAAAACGATGACGCTGTCCTTCAGGGCCAGGTCCTTATCGAGCTGGACACGGCGGATGAACAGGCACGATTGGAAGAAGTGGAGGCGGCTTTGCACCGAGTGCAGGCGGAAATTCAAGCAGCGCGCGTTACCGTGGACTATGTAGAAAAAACCACGCTGGCGGCGGTCACAGCCGCCCTGGCGACTTGGAACGCCGCTCAGGCTCAAGTGCAAGCGGTACGAGAAAAGGTCTCAGAAGCCACTCAGGAACATGAAGCCGTGCTCGCCGAATTCCGGCATGCCAAACGGGATTGGGAACGCTATGAAGCCCTGGCTTCTCAAGGAGCCTCTTCGGTGCGGGATCGTGACCGTATGAAAACGGCCATGACCAAAGCTCAAGCGGCCGTGGGAGCTTCGGAGGCGAGGCTTCGGTCGGTGGAAGCTTCTTTCCAGGCGGCACAGAAGGAAGCTTCCATGGCGGAAGCCCGTCTCCAGGAAGCTCAGGCAAGCCGCCTGAGGGTGCACGTGGAACAGGAACGTCTCAAAGCCCTGACGGCCCACGCCAAAGAACTGGAAGCTCGAAGGGACATGGCTCGACTGAATCTTTCCTACTGTCGCATCACCGCTCCTATCGCCGGTTTCGTGGCCCAGAAAAAGATTCAGTTGGGAGAACGTATTCTTCCCGGCCAACCCCTTCTCGCTGTCGTACCGCTTCAGGAAGCTTACGTGGAAGCCAATTTTAAAGAAACCCAGGTGGAAAACATTCGTATCGGACAGCCGGTTTACATTCGAGCCGATTGTTATCCGGGGCGTAGATTTTCCGGGACGGTGGAAGGCATTCGTGCTGGAACCGGGGCGGCCTTTTCTCTTTTTCCACCGGAAAACGCCACCGGCAACTGGATCAAGATCACGCAACGTGTCCCGGTCAAGATTCGACTCACCGATCCCTTTTCTCCGGAATATCCTCTAAGGCTTGGTTTTTCTTTGAAAGTCACCGTGGACACTTCTGATCAGAACGGCCCGCGGTTGCGGTTGCCTGAACGAAAGGCATCCCGATGA
- the glyQ gene encoding glycine--tRNA ligase subunit alpha: MTFQELIHALNTFWSERGCVIQQPYDLEVGAGTFNPATFLRVLGPEPWKVAYVEPSRRPTDGRYGENPNRLQHYYQYQVILKPSPPDSQEIYLESLKSFGIDPLDHDIRFVEDDWESPTLGASGLGWEVWLDGMEITQFTYFQQAGGISLSPVCVELTYGLERIAMYLQGVDNVYDLRWADNVTYGDVHHKGEVEWSHYNFEEADVSMLLELFNMYEKESLRLSDRGLVLPCYDYCLKCSHVFNLLDARGAISVTERTNYIARVRNLARLAAHGYAAQREAMGYPLLKKNAFKD; this comes from the coding sequence ATGACTTTTCAGGAACTCATTCATGCTCTAAACACGTTTTGGTCCGAAAGAGGGTGTGTCATTCAACAACCTTACGACTTGGAAGTGGGAGCGGGAACCTTCAATCCGGCCACCTTTCTTCGCGTTTTGGGACCGGAACCTTGGAAGGTGGCCTATGTGGAACCATCACGACGTCCCACCGACGGTCGTTACGGAGAAAACCCCAACCGATTGCAGCATTATTACCAGTATCAGGTGATTCTCAAGCCATCTCCGCCCGACAGCCAGGAAATCTATCTGGAAAGCCTGAAAAGCTTCGGCATCGATCCCTTGGACCATGATATTCGTTTCGTGGAAGACGACTGGGAATCTCCTACCTTGGGTGCTTCAGGACTGGGTTGGGAAGTCTGGCTGGACGGCATGGAGATCACCCAGTTCACCTATTTTCAACAGGCGGGAGGCATCAGCCTTTCTCCGGTGTGCGTGGAACTTACCTACGGTCTGGAACGTATCGCCATGTATCTACAGGGTGTGGACAACGTTTACGATCTGCGGTGGGCCGACAATGTGACTTACGGGGACGTGCATCACAAGGGCGAGGTGGAATGGTCCCATTACAATTTTGAAGAAGCGGATGTCTCCATGCTTCTGGAACTTTTCAACATGTACGAAAAAGAATCCTTGCGCCTTTCAGACCGAGGCCTGGTGCTTCCCTGCTACGACTACTGCCTGAAATGTTCCCATGTGTTCAACTTGTTGGACGCGCGAGGGGCCATCAGCGTGACCGAACGCACCAATTATATCGCCCGCGTGCGCAACCTGGCCCGATTGGCCGCCCACGGTTATGCAGCTCAAAGGGAAGCCATGGGATATCCTTTGCTCAAAAAGAACGCTTTCAAGGACTGA
- the glyS gene encoding glycine--tRNA ligase subunit beta, translating into MRDLMGQEFYLEIGSEEIPAGYIVPALESMAQQMVRFLDDHRIGHGEPVTTGTPRRLCLWIPDVAERQEPTVVEIIGPPKSVAFDEQGRPTKAAEGFAKNQGIDVTQLTIKATPKGEYVTLVKEEAGGPTKELLERMLPDFIAHIPFPKSMRWGNLSVTFARPVHWIVCLLGNEVLDFTYGDVRSGRLSFGHRFMSPQWLEVKNFADHRENLRRNKVILDTAERKQLILEGIREKAASIGGRILEDEELLDEVAHLVEYPYPLLGSFEEKYLALPPELLITVMKEHQRYFAVVDDLGKLKPHFVTVANTIPRDADVVAAGNARVVRARLEDARFYYEEDQKVKLEDRAEALKSVVFHAKLGTSWEKVERFTQLAKWLCERLCPDSMDHVLRAALLCKADLVSGMVGEFPELQGVMGRAYARLQGEPESVAQAIYEHYLPIRAGGPLPEGMEGTVLSIADKIDTIVGCFGVGLLPTGTADPFALRRQTLGILRIILEKQLRFSLEELIDQALPLLRPKMTEPAETVKKGVLDFFRGRLHHHLVTQEGYASDIVEAALASGIAYPVDAVLRVKALADFTQRDDFEALILAFKRVGNIIKEGEPEPVRPELLRLPAEQALYEAYGRVQTDVLEKMARGDYAAALESLTELRSPVDTFFEAVLVMDPDPVVRRNRLALLTAVHELFNHIADFRKIQAG; encoded by the coding sequence ATGAGGGACCTTATGGGACAAGAGTTTTATTTGGAAATCGGCAGTGAAGAAATTCCGGCTGGTTATATCGTGCCGGCTTTGGAATCCATGGCCCAACAGATGGTGCGCTTTCTGGACGATCATCGTATTGGGCACGGAGAACCCGTAACCACGGGGACCCCGCGTCGGCTGTGTCTTTGGATTCCTGATGTGGCCGAAAGACAGGAACCCACGGTGGTGGAAATCATCGGGCCACCCAAATCCGTCGCCTTTGACGAACAAGGACGTCCTACGAAAGCCGCTGAAGGTTTTGCCAAAAATCAAGGGATCGATGTGACGCAATTGACCATCAAGGCGACCCCCAAAGGGGAATATGTCACTTTAGTCAAGGAAGAAGCCGGAGGTCCCACAAAGGAACTACTGGAACGTATGCTTCCGGACTTTATCGCCCACATTCCTTTTCCCAAATCCATGCGTTGGGGCAATCTTTCCGTAACCTTCGCACGGCCGGTGCATTGGATCGTCTGTCTTTTAGGGAACGAAGTCCTGGACTTTACGTACGGTGATGTACGGAGCGGACGTCTTTCCTTTGGGCATCGCTTTATGAGCCCCCAATGGCTGGAGGTGAAAAACTTTGCGGATCATCGAGAAAATCTTCGCCGAAACAAGGTCATATTGGACACGGCCGAACGCAAGCAACTCATCTTGGAAGGCATTCGAGAAAAGGCGGCTTCCATTGGCGGGCGGATTCTCGAGGATGAAGAGCTTTTGGATGAAGTCGCGCACCTTGTGGAATACCCCTACCCGCTTCTCGGATCCTTTGAAGAAAAATACCTGGCTTTGCCCCCGGAACTGCTCATTACCGTCATGAAGGAACATCAGCGCTACTTTGCGGTGGTGGATGACTTGGGAAAACTCAAACCGCATTTTGTCACGGTGGCCAACACCATCCCTAGAGACGCGGATGTGGTAGCTGCAGGAAACGCCCGGGTGGTGCGGGCTCGACTTGAAGATGCGCGGTTCTATTACGAAGAAGATCAAAAAGTGAAGCTGGAAGATCGCGCCGAAGCCCTGAAATCGGTCGTGTTTCATGCCAAACTGGGCACCAGCTGGGAAAAGGTGGAACGGTTCACCCAGCTGGCCAAATGGCTCTGTGAAAGACTCTGCCCCGACTCCATGGATCATGTGCTCCGAGCCGCCTTACTGTGCAAAGCGGATCTGGTCAGCGGCATGGTGGGCGAATTTCCGGAACTTCAAGGGGTTATGGGTCGAGCCTATGCTCGGCTACAGGGAGAACCGGAATCGGTGGCTCAGGCTATCTATGAGCATTACCTGCCCATTCGTGCGGGAGGACCACTGCCGGAAGGCATGGAAGGCACGGTGCTGAGTATTGCCGACAAAATCGACACCATTGTGGGCTGTTTCGGTGTGGGACTGTTGCCGACAGGAACCGCCGACCCCTTTGCCCTGCGTCGTCAGACTCTGGGAATTTTACGTATCATCCTGGAAAAACAATTGCGTTTTTCTCTGGAAGAACTCATCGATCAGGCACTGCCGCTTCTGCGGCCCAAGATGACTGAACCGGCCGAGACAGTCAAAAAAGGCGTGCTGGACTTTTTCCGCGGCCGTCTGCATCACCACTTGGTGACACAGGAAGGCTACGCTTCGGATATCGTCGAAGCCGCCCTGGCCTCAGGGATCGCCTACCCCGTGGATGCGGTGCTTCGAGTCAAGGCCTTGGCGGATTTTACACAGCGCGATGATTTCGAGGCTTTGATTTTGGCCTTCAAGCGTGTGGGGAACATCATCAAAGAAGGTGAACCGGAACCCGTACGCCCGGAACTGCTGAGGCTTCCTGCAGAACAAGCACTCTATGAAGCCTACGGTCGTGTGCAGACGGATGTGTTGGAAAAGATGGCCCGAGGTGACTACGCGGCCGCCCTGGAAAGTCTCACCGAGCTGCGTTCCCCCGTTGACACCTTTTTTGAAGCCGTCTTGGTCATGGATCCCGATCCAGTCGTGCGCCGCAATCGCTTGGCGCTTTTGACGGCTGTTCATGAATTGTTCAACCATATCGCCGACTTTAGAAAAATTCAGGCAGGATAA
- a CDS encoding MFS transporter — protein MKSGPAVAMALSFPARLVTFPLCGFLYTAVLWMMFSFLPVHLKSRGLSDAMVGMIMGFYSISALALMIPLGILSDRVSPKKVLLGGAVLLFVHLAGLRVAESWYVFLTLAVLGGLSWAIFQTVLQALFLKVVSPAQRGVKIALYQMGSYLGFGVGPLLAGSLWGDANYVRMLGFALGGAALLIVLVLTLQDSDPIRFNLGDYREDLKQPRALAFLVVWLVYATHFGVEQTSYTLLMRHDLGFTSTQVGWTYLAVGLWMAAMAPVTGRDFDVRQSVVRLLALGLVVSSVFQGLTAYAQTLPQMIAVRVLHTTGDVPVILAMGIMTAAFFPQGRLGGHSAVVYAVRTLGVFAGNYAAGLVIPLVGYRGTFVASGVLVLVASLLLLPWIRKVLDMRKPPT, from the coding sequence ATGAAATCCGGCCCCGCGGTCGCTATGGCTCTATCCTTTCCGGCACGTCTCGTGACCTTTCCTCTGTGCGGCTTTCTGTACACGGCGGTGCTTTGGATGATGTTTTCCTTTCTTCCCGTGCATCTTAAGTCCCGAGGCCTTTCCGATGCCATGGTGGGCATGATCATGGGTTTTTATTCCATCTCCGCCTTGGCTCTGATGATTCCCTTAGGCATTTTGTCTGACAGGGTCAGTCCCAAAAAGGTGTTGCTGGGCGGAGCCGTCCTTCTTTTTGTCCATTTGGCTGGACTTCGTGTAGCCGAATCCTGGTATGTGTTTCTTACCCTTGCCGTTCTAGGAGGGCTTTCCTGGGCGATTTTTCAAACCGTGCTCCAGGCGCTCTTTCTCAAAGTCGTCTCTCCGGCCCAACGTGGCGTAAAAATCGCCTTGTATCAGATGGGCAGCTACTTGGGCTTTGGCGTGGGACCTCTTTTGGCGGGCAGCCTGTGGGGCGATGCCAATTATGTGCGAATGCTGGGGTTTGCCCTGGGTGGAGCCGCCTTGCTCATCGTCCTTGTGCTCACCCTACAGGACAGCGACCCCATTCGATTCAACCTTGGAGATTACCGTGAAGATTTGAAACAACCGAGGGCCTTGGCCTTTCTGGTGGTTTGGCTTGTCTATGCCACCCATTTCGGCGTGGAACAGACGTCCTATACATTGCTCATGAGGCACGATCTGGGCTTTACCAGCACCCAGGTGGGTTGGACCTATCTTGCGGTGGGTTTATGGATGGCGGCCATGGCTCCGGTCACCGGACGAGATTTTGACGTGCGTCAAAGTGTGGTCCGGCTTTTGGCTCTGGGGTTAGTCGTTTCATCCGTGTTTCAGGGGCTTACCGCCTATGCGCAGACGCTTCCTCAAATGATTGCCGTGCGTGTGTTGCACACCACCGGGGATGTTCCCGTGATCTTGGCCATGGGAATCATGACTGCGGCTTTTTTCCCTCAGGGAAGACTGGGAGGCCATTCGGCCGTCGTGTACGCCGTCAGAACCTTGGGGGTCTTCGCCGGCAATTACGCGGCCGGTCTCGTGATTCCTCTGGTAGGGTACCGAGGCACCTTTGTGGCCAGCGGTGTTTTGGTACTCGTCGCCAGCCTTCTGCTCCTTCCCTGGATTAGAAAAGTCCTGGATATGCGGAAGCCGCCGACATGA
- a CDS encoding OmpA family protein, with product MTEKRFFKMWIAFGLAGVLALTSCAGPRNRTEQGALIGTGVGAATGAVLGQAIGRNTESTLIGAAAGALVGGVAGGMIGNYMDRQEQEMRQALAATEAASVQRSQDVLAVTFKSDVLFDFNSSVLKPGAYSEIERVAQVLNRYPETRIIVEGHTDSIGSLQYNQQLSERRAQSVKDALVNRGVNPARIDTIGYGETRPIASNETEAGRQLNRRVTIVITPVQG from the coding sequence ATGACCGAGAAAAGATTTTTCAAGATGTGGATCGCTTTTGGGCTTGCGGGTGTCCTGGCTTTGACATCCTGCGCGGGACCTCGAAACAGAACGGAACAGGGAGCGCTCATCGGCACAGGAGTGGGGGCCGCTACCGGAGCGGTTCTAGGCCAGGCCATCGGGAGGAACACAGAATCAACCCTCATAGGGGCCGCGGCCGGGGCCCTTGTGGGTGGGGTTGCGGGAGGCATGATCGGTAACTACATGGACCGGCAGGAACAAGAAATGCGTCAGGCCTTGGCCGCTACGGAAGCAGCCAGCGTGCAGCGTTCTCAGGATGTTTTGGCTGTCACCTTTAAATCGGACGTGCTCTTTGATTTCAACTCGTCGGTGCTGAAACCGGGGGCTTACAGCGAGATCGAGCGGGTCGCTCAAGTCCTGAATCGTTACCCGGAAACCCGTATTATCGTAGAGGGGCATACGGATTCCATCGGATCCCTTCAATACAACCAGCAACTGTCCGAAAGGCGGGCTCAAAGTGTGAAAGACGCCTTAGTGAACCGTGGGGTGAATCCGGCTCGAATCGACACCATCGGATATGGGGAAACTCGACCGATCGCTTCCAACGAAACGGAAGCAGGCCGACAGTTGAACCGTCGCGTGACTATTGTCATCACACCTGTGCAGGGCTGA